One Trichormus variabilis 0441 genomic window, GGCCGAGTCAAACCGGGTTCGGGTCATCCCTAAACAACCAGAAAGGGGTAATATTTTTGACCGCAATGGCAAACTTTTAGCCAGTACACGTTATCCTCGTTCTATTTATCTGTGGCCGATGGCTCACACTAAAGCCTCTTGGTCGGTGGTGGGGCCACGTCTGGCAAAAATTTTGGAGATTCCCCAAGAGGAAATCGAAAAGAAATTAGAAGAGGCTGGTGCTAACTCTTCTTCACTCATTCGCATTGCTCGTAATTTGGATGAAGCCCAAATCACCGCTATCAAGGAATATGAAAGTGAACTTAAAGATGTAGAAATACACACGGAAGCTGTGCGCTACTATCCCCACGGAAGAGAATTGGCTCATGTTTTAGGTTATACGCGAGAGTTGACAGCTGAACAGTTAAAAGCTAGGAAGCAAGAAGGCTATCGCCTTGGTGATGTGATTGGTCAAATGGGCGTGGAAAAAGCCTATGAGAAATCACTGCGGGGTGAATGGGGTGGTCAACAAGTAGAAGTTGATGGGGCTGGTAGACCGTTGCGGGTTTTAGGCGAGAAACAAGCTAAAGCTGGTAATGATATACGTTTAACCATAGATTTAGATATGCAGAAAGCAGCAGAGAAAGCATTAGGCGATCGCAACGGGACAATCATCGCCCTAGACCCGAAAAACGGTGCTGTCCTAGCAATGGTATCTCACCCCACTTTTGACCCCAACATTTTCTCCAAGCAAAGGCTGACTCAAAAAGACTGGGAATCTGTCCAAGGTGAAGACCATCCTCTGGTCAATCGTGCTTTGAGTGCTTTTCCACCTGCTAGTACTTTTAAAGTTGTCACGATGACGGCTGGTTTAGAATCAGGTAAATTTTCTCCCAGCACAATATTACAGACATACGGTTCTCTAACTATCGGTGGAACCCGATTTGGGGAATGGAATCACGCCGGGTTTGGGCCTTTAGGTTTCGTTGGTGCTATGCAGTGGAGTAGTGATACTTTCTTCTATCAAATTGGTAGAGGAATTGGCGGCCCCACCTTGATTGAATGGACGCGTAAATATGGGTTTGGTCAGAGAACAGGCTTTGAGTTTGTTTCCGAAGAAGCTAAAGGTGCTGTACCAGATGAGACATGGAAACAAAAAGTCTGGAAAATGCCTTGGACTGTTGGCGACACAATTAATATGTCCATTGGTCAAGGCGCGTTATTAACTACTCCCTTACAAGTTGCGGTTATGTTTGCTGTACCAGCAAATGGTGGCTACCGTGTCCAACCGCATTTGCTCAAAGATAATGAAGAAGCTAGAAGCTGGCGAGAGCTTGTACAGATGAAACCGACCACTTTGAAACTTTTGCGCGAGAGTTTACGTAAGGTAATTTCTGATGGTACCGGGAAAGTTTTACATCAGCCGACAATTCCCCCAGTCGCCGGTAAAAGTGGGACTGCTGAAGCTTGGAAGGGAAGAGTCAAACAAAATCATGCTTGGTTTGGGGCTTACGCTCCTGCTGATAAGCCGGAAATTTTGATTGTCGCCTTTGCCGAACATTCTGGCGGCGGCGGTGGTAGCGTTGCTGCACCAATGATACTTAAAGTGATGGAAGACTATTTTCAACGCAAATATCCTGGCAAATATCAAAAGCCAGCCACTACAGAAGCAGCAAAAACCAGATAATACTAATTCCCAATAAAGAAGCTTAGGGGTAAGACCGTTTACCTTACCCCTAAACTTCCTTTTAATTACAAATTACAAATTATGAATTAGCCTTAACGTTTTTGAGTGGCGATCGCTAATTTTGCTCCCTGTACCTGACGTACTTGATCCATGATGGCCACTACCTTACCATGTCCTACTCTTTCATCAGCATTAATAACTACTAGGGCTTCCTGGTTAGCACCAACTAGGTTACGTAACTGTCCCGCCACAGCATCAACTAGAATCGGTTGACGATTCAAGCTAACCGCCCCTTGTTCATCTACCGTGATCGTAATCTTTGCAGGTACTTGCTGTTGTTTTGCCGTTGCCGCTTTTGGTAAATTAACTGGCAAGCCTTCTGAACGAGTTAAAAACAGCGTAGACATGATAAAAAATGTCAAAATCGCAAAAATCACATCGATCATCGGCACAATGTTGATCTGTGCTGGAATATCTGGCTCATCTTGTAGACGCATAAGTCCTCTCTCCTCTTTCGTAGCGGCGGCGGTAAAGTAATTCTAATTGACCGCCATACTCCTGAAATAGTGCCATCTGTCTGGTGTAAAGTCCCCGAAAGGAGTTGGCAAAAAACAGTGTGAATATTGCCACTACCAATCCTGCTGCTGTAGATACTAAAGCTTCACTAATACCCGCCGTCACACCTGCGGTTTTTGTCCCTCCCACATCACCAATATCTAAAGAAGCGAAGGAAGTAATCAAACCTAACACTGTACCCAGCAAACCTAAGAGCGGTGCTAAACCGATAATTGTGTCGAAAATATTTTGAAATCGCTTGAGTACGGGGATTTCGGCTTGAGCTTCGCTTTCTAGCGCCAGGCGAAATTCCTCCGGTGTTGGTTCTTCTAATTCCAAAGCCGATAAAAAGACACGCGCCAGTGGTAAATCTACATTTTTTCTGAGTTTATCTATTGCGCCAACTACATTATCTAGCCGATAGAGGTTCAACACATCTCTAACTACGCGCTGTTGGCGATTGTTGATTTTTAGCCAAAATCTGGCACGCTCAACAATCAATGCTACTCCCAACACAGAAAAACCTAACAGAGGCCACATGACTACGCCGCCTGCTGCAAAAAGATTTTGGATTCCCATTTACTGCCTCATCATGAATCAAAAACCAGATTAGCAGAATCCTCTGGTAAATTGATACTCTTTGTCAAGAGTACCTCAAATATGATGCAAATTATTCTCAAATTCTTGAGGTTGTATTCAGCATCAATTGCATCATAAATATTGACAAGAGTCATGGGGAGAGTATCTGTAAAGTTACTCCCAAGGCTTTTTATGCTAAATCAGAATACTTAAGAATCTGGTTTTTAGATTGGATATGCCGTAAACTTGTGCAAACTTCCACACATCGCTTGAGAATTTGATTTTCTATTGTCAATGTTAATATCTTAACTATTGATAATTAATAGCAAAAAATGTACTTAACAGTGAGTAATGATAAATTCGCAGATGGTAATTTTTGAGTTTGTTAGGACTTACGCACCCAGATTTTCTGTTGAGGCCGGGTGTAAAGGTTTCAAACATTTATACCCCTAAACCCCTATACCCTTACACCCTTCTTCCAAGTCTTGATATTTCGTTTTCATGCGTAAGTCCTATTTGTTATCAATTGCGTAATTTCTATGCTTGCTAAATGTCATCTTTTCCCTACTCCCTGGTATATTACTCATGACCTATGGTCAACATCAGCGATAACATAGGTATTTAAAGGAACTTTGCAAATCCAATGTGGTGTGAGGAGTCGGGTGATGAAGTATTTACCTTATTTAGTGGCAATTGTGGGAACTAGTTCTGCTTTGAGTCTCGTGATTAATACTCAACCAGTACAAGCGCAAGTTGCATATGGTAGCTATGTCGGTGTTGGACCAACTGTTGGTTTGACCGATAGTATCCAAGTTGGTGGGGTGCTAGCTTTCCGCTACAAACTGCTAGAATCACCAATTTCTTTTCGCGCTCAAGCTTTAGTTGGACAAAATACCGCAGTCGTACCTACAGTATCCTATGACCTCCCTTTAAATTGGCAAACAGATGCTTACTTAGGCGCGGGATTAGTTTTAACTGGCGGTAATAGTGCTTCTCCTGTCGGTGACAAAATTAGTTTTGCCCTACAACCCGGTATTGATTATGTCGTTCCTAACAGTAATACTGTGTTGTTTGGTAATGCCATCATCGCCTTTGATGCTTATCGTAACGGTGGCGGCGCAGCTGTCTCTGTTCAAGGTGGTGTAGGTTTGAGGTTTTAAATACATAGCAACAAAGTATGAAAACAAAAAACCTGAGTCTTGCTATGGACGCAGAGGCATAAGAGTATAAGCATTCAAACACCTGGTACTCTTATATCTTTGCGTCCACTTATCATGACCTTGCAGCATCAATATCTAATGATTTTGCTAGGGAAAATCTTACTGTCTATGATACACATCAATTTTTTACTATTGAATAACTTCTATCAATAGAAAACTGCGGTAAATATTTATAAGAAAAAGTTTACAAAGTTTAATAGAATAGATTCATTCACCAATAAGTATTTTTGCTTAATAACATGATGGCGGATGGATTTCCTTGGCTGACCGCGATTATATTACTACCACTCGTTGCTTCTGCATTTATTCCCCTGCTGCCTGATAAAGAAGGTAAGCTCGTGCGATGGTATGCCTTGGGTGTAGGAATCGCGGATTTTGTTTTGATGTGCTATACCTTTTGGCACCATTACGATGCAAGCAGTGCGACTTTTCAACTAGTGGAGAAATATGATTGGGTACCTCAGATAGGTTTTAGCTGGGCGGTCTCAGTCGATGGAATATCCATGCCACTAGTGTTGCTGGCAGGATTTGTGACGACCCTTTCTATGTTGGCTGCATGGCAAGTTAATCTCAAGCCTCGCCTGTTTTATTTCTTAATGTTGGTGTTGTATTCTGCCCAAATCGGGGTATTTGTCGCCCAAGATTTGCTGTTATTCTTCATTATGTGGGAACTGGAATTGGTTCCTGTTTACTTGCTTGTCTCGATTTGGGGCGGACAGAAACGCCGCTACGCTGCGACAAAGTTCTTGCTTTATACAGCAGCAGCTTCAATTTTCATCTTAATCGCTGGGCTGGCAATGGCTCTCCACGGCGATAATACTACTTTCGATATTGTCGAACTCGGTGCGAAAAACTATCCTCTGGCTTTAGAGTTATTACTTTATGCTGGATTACTAATTGCCTTTGGTGTGAAGCTGGCAATTTTTCCCTTACACACCTGGTTGCCTGATGCCCACGGTGAAGCTTCAGCACCTGTATCGATGATTTTGGCAGGGGTGCTTCTAAAAATGGGTGGTTACGGACTAATTCGCCTGAATTTGGAATTACTGCCAGACGCTCATATTTACTTTGCTCCAGTGTTAGCAACTTTGGGTGTAATCAATATTATCTATGGCGGTTTGAACTCCTTTGCTCAAACTCATATGAAGCGCCGCCTTGCTTATTCTTCCGTTTCCCACATGGGGTTTGTGCTGCTGGGTATTGCCTCTTTCACCGATGTGGGTGTGAGTGGTGCTATGCTGCAAATGCTTTCACACGGTTTGATTGCGGCGGTGTTGTTCTTCTTGGCTGGTGTAACATACGATCGCACCCATACAATGGCGATGGATAATTTGGGTGGTATCGGTCAAGCTATGCCCAAAGTGTTCGCTTTGTTTACCGCCGGCACAATGGCATCTTTGGCACTTCCAGGAATGAGTGGCTTTGTCAGCGAACTTAAGGTGTTTATTGGTGTTACCACTAGCGACATTTACAGTCCGACATTCTGCACCGTTATGGTATTCCTCGCCGCAGTAGGAGTTATCTTAACGCCGATTTATCTACTGTCTATGTTGAGACAAGTATTTTACGGCACTGGTGCAGAACTCAGTTGCAATATTAACAATGGTGCTTACGAGAACCAGGAAGATGAAGGAACAGCTTGCTTTGGTACAGACTGTCTCTTACCAGGGGAAGCTGTATACAGAGATGCCAGTATCCGGGAAGTATTTATTGCTGCGTCCTTCTTGGTGTTGATTATTGGTGTAGGTGTCTATCCTAAAATCGCTACGCAACTTTACGATGTGAAAACCGTAGCAGTTAATACTCAGGTACGCCAATCCTATACCCAAATTGCCCAAAGCAATCCTCAGATATATGCTAAAGGTTTCTTTGCTCCCAAAATTGTAGAGCCTGAAGTCATGGCGGTTTCGGGAATGATCAAATAATCCCATCATTTAGATAATAAGTTAGGCGATCGCTTCTTTGTGGGGCGATCGTTTTTTCTTTGGTTTTATTGATAATTCGGCTCTTAAAATAAAGATAAACTTACCTTTCCATAAGTATTATGAGTATCGCTACTACTAAACGTTTCACCGTAGCTGAATATCACCGTCTAATTGAACTCGGCTTTTTTGCTGAAAATGACCGATTTGAGCTAATTACAGGAGAAATAGTTCAGATGACATATAAGGGTAAACCTCATGCAGTTTGCGAAACTCGTTTAGAGAGGGAACTATACAAGTTGGTAGGAGATATGGCAACTCTACGAGGACAACAACCAATTACATTATCAAATTATAGTGAGCCGGAACCAGATAGAGTAATTGTTAAAAATCGAGATGATGATTATCTTACTTCTCACCCTAATGCTGTTGATATATTACTGTTAATTGAAATTGCAGATTCATCTTTGAAATATGACCAAGAAATTAAATTACCTGTTTATGCTGAAGCAGGTATTGTCGATTATTGGATATTTAATTTAGTAGATAAATGTCTTGAGTGTTATAGCGAACCTTATCAGGATTTGCAAGGTAGGTTTGGATATCGAAGTAAGTTAGTTTATCTACCAAATGAGTCGGTTAATTTACCAATTTTTTCTGATTTAGTTCTGAATTTATCAAAGGTTTTTCCTAGTTAGGGTATCTCGACTAAAGCCCTTGCTGTAAAATTTAAATCAATCCTTCCATCGCTTGTTGTAGATTATTTGTTAAATCAGCAACAGCTTGTCTTGCACCTAAACGACTCTCTTTATACTTGGGATACAAATCCGATACAGATAGCGGTTCACCAATAGTAATCTTGACTTTTTGCTTGCCTAACTTGGGGCGATTAAAAGATTTTGTACCTTGGATTTTTGCTAACATCTGCCAAACAATTAACACTGTTTCCGCAAACCTTTCTACTGTTGGTTTTTCGCGGATATAATTACCGGAAACAGCCACGAAACTTTCAACTAATCTCATATGCCACATTCTGGCGTTAGCTTCTTCTGCAACTCTATCGCCTAATGCCCGTTCAACGGCAGATAATCCTTTAATATCTTTGTAATCTTCCCTAAATATATAATTCCACCCGGCTTGCTCTACCCGGCGACAGCGATCGCTTAATTGTCCCTTTGGTTGTAAATTAAAATACTGCTCTGCTATTTCTAATGCAGCATTTAACAAGGCTTGTAAGCGTAATTTCAAGGCTTCATTACGATTATCGCTCGCCCCTTCCGTTACTGGAGATAACTTGAGATGATAAAACCGCGTGTAAAACTGTTCCATCAAAGACAGCAGATGTTCTGCCAAAGTCAACAAACGCGGGTAAAGTGACTCCAAATCAGGAACTTGGGTTTTAGTGCTTGTATCTACAGGTAAACCGCTAGCCACAGCCAACTCATCTAAAAGTTGGGCGATCGCTTGCCAAGGTGCATCAACGTAACTATATTTAATCCCAACTGGTACAATTAAAACCTGCTCGGTACGTCCGGCTTTGTGCAAATCTTCAGCACACCAAAAACCCATTTGGGCAATACCTGGTTCTAATGGGCTAATCATTTCCGATAAACCATTAGTAGCACCTTCTGGGGCAGCCGCCATCGGAAATTTGCCATTGGCGAACAAATCCCGCGCCGAACGTAACCCTGTCCAGTCAGCCTTACCCCTCTGTATGGGA contains:
- the mrdA gene encoding penicillin-binding protein 2, producing MALLQPSPLLGKKDKRTVGRGFQSTFLIIFTLLMTTGISARLVYLQIIEGSQFKRKAESNRVRVIPKQPERGNIFDRNGKLLASTRYPRSIYLWPMAHTKASWSVVGPRLAKILEIPQEEIEKKLEEAGANSSSLIRIARNLDEAQITAIKEYESELKDVEIHTEAVRYYPHGRELAHVLGYTRELTAEQLKARKQEGYRLGDVIGQMGVEKAYEKSLRGEWGGQQVEVDGAGRPLRVLGEKQAKAGNDIRLTIDLDMQKAAEKALGDRNGTIIALDPKNGAVLAMVSHPTFDPNIFSKQRLTQKDWESVQGEDHPLVNRALSAFPPASTFKVVTMTAGLESGKFSPSTILQTYGSLTIGGTRFGEWNHAGFGPLGFVGAMQWSSDTFFYQIGRGIGGPTLIEWTRKYGFGQRTGFEFVSEEAKGAVPDETWKQKVWKMPWTVGDTINMSIGQGALLTTPLQVAVMFAVPANGGYRVQPHLLKDNEEARSWRELVQMKPTTLKLLRESLRKVISDGTGKVLHQPTIPPVAGKSGTAEAWKGRVKQNHAWFGAYAPADKPEILIVAFAEHSGGGGGSVAAPMILKVMEDYFQRKYPGKYQKPATTEAAKTR
- a CDS encoding ExbD/TolR family protein, with translation MRLQDEPDIPAQINIVPMIDVIFAILTFFIMSTLFLTRSEGLPVNLPKAATAKQQQVPAKITITVDEQGAVSLNRQPILVDAVAGQLRNLVGANQEALVVINADERVGHGKVVAIMDQVRQVQGAKLAIATQKR
- a CDS encoding MotA/TolQ/ExbB proton channel family protein → MGIQNLFAAGGVVMWPLLGFSVLGVALIVERARFWLKINNRQQRVVRDVLNLYRLDNVVGAIDKLRKNVDLPLARVFLSALELEEPTPEEFRLALESEAQAEIPVLKRFQNIFDTIIGLAPLLGLLGTVLGLITSFASLDIGDVGGTKTAGVTAGISEALVSTAAGLVVAIFTLFFANSFRGLYTRQMALFQEYGGQLELLYRRRYERGERTYASTR
- a CDS encoding NAD(P)H-quinone oxidoreductase subunit 4, with protein sequence MMADGFPWLTAIILLPLVASAFIPLLPDKEGKLVRWYALGVGIADFVLMCYTFWHHYDASSATFQLVEKYDWVPQIGFSWAVSVDGISMPLVLLAGFVTTLSMLAAWQVNLKPRLFYFLMLVLYSAQIGVFVAQDLLLFFIMWELELVPVYLLVSIWGGQKRRYAATKFLLYTAAASIFILIAGLAMALHGDNTTFDIVELGAKNYPLALELLLYAGLLIAFGVKLAIFPLHTWLPDAHGEASAPVSMILAGVLLKMGGYGLIRLNLELLPDAHIYFAPVLATLGVINIIYGGLNSFAQTHMKRRLAYSSVSHMGFVLLGIASFTDVGVSGAMLQMLSHGLIAAVLFFLAGVTYDRTHTMAMDNLGGIGQAMPKVFALFTAGTMASLALPGMSGFVSELKVFIGVTTSDIYSPTFCTVMVFLAAVGVILTPIYLLSMLRQVFYGTGAELSCNINNGAYENQEDEGTACFGTDCLLPGEAVYRDASIREVFIAASFLVLIIGVGVYPKIATQLYDVKTVAVNTQVRQSYTQIAQSNPQIYAKGFFAPKIVEPEVMAVSGMIK
- a CDS encoding Uma2 family endonuclease yields the protein MSIATTKRFTVAEYHRLIELGFFAENDRFELITGEIVQMTYKGKPHAVCETRLERELYKLVGDMATLRGQQPITLSNYSEPEPDRVIVKNRDDDYLTSHPNAVDILLLIEIADSSLKYDQEIKLPVYAEAGIVDYWIFNLVDKCLECYSEPYQDLQGRFGYRSKLVYLPNESVNLPIFSDLVLNLSKVFPS
- a CDS encoding glycerol acyltransferase, whose translation is MIYQAQPPLKFIPPAFNPLLLRFVHLFLPTWIRSQTAINQIEADNAEVLANLYREFQGGKIRFLLAFRHPQTEDPFSLVYLLSQLVPRVARQQGIALQSPIHAHFIYDRGIPLWAGDYVGWLASQLGGTPIQRGKADWTGLRSARDLFANGKFPMAAAPEGATNGLSEMISPLEPGIAQMGFWCAEDLHKAGRTEQVLIVPVGIKYSYVDAPWQAIAQLLDELAVASGLPVDTSTKTQVPDLESLYPRLLTLAEHLLSLMEQFYTRFYHLKLSPVTEGASDNRNEALKLRLQALLNAALEIAEQYFNLQPKGQLSDRCRRVEQAGWNYIFREDYKDIKGLSAVERALGDRVAEEANARMWHMRLVESFVAVSGNYIREKPTVERFAETVLIVWQMLAKIQGTKSFNRPKLGKQKVKITIGEPLSVSDLYPKYKESRLGARQAVADLTNNLQQAMEGLI